GATGGAAGGACAAGCTTTCAGAGTTCTTGGCATGGATTGACCTGCAAATGACCCTTGAAGGGGCCACTCTTAAAAAAGTCCTTGTTGAATTTGTCACAAGGTTTACGGGAAGCCTGAGAGATTGGTTTCAATCTCAGCCTGAGTACACCAGGCTTTAATATGTGGCACTGCCAACTCAATCAGCAGCAGTAACAATCCTCCATAACCAGTTTTTTGGAAGCTACGATCTTGTCATACGACAACAGAAACAAGAGTTTTTTGATCGAAAATGTTGTTCGTTGAAAATGAAAGATCTGGATAAGCATTATTCAGCTATGTCCAAACTCTACTATGTCATCGGAGGACATGATGGTGATGATACACTGAAGTATACATTCATTGCCTCTCTACCAAATGAAATACAATCGGAGGTCAACAATATGGTTGCGGCAATAAAGAAACCAGTTACCTCCATTACTCTTGGCGAACTCTGGCAATTCATAAAAGACTATGTGACCAACAGGAGTTGTTCAAAAGATTGTCTCACAGGGACTTAATTGTCCAAAAGGTTTGCGATAAGAACCACCTCAAGATCAAATGCAAAGCCAATAATTGCGTCTGTTCAAATCATAAGAAAAAGTCTGGATACCATTTCCAGAGATACAAGCGCAGCAACAAGGAGTTCAGGAAAAAGAACCCAAGAAGATTCAAATACTTCCGTAAAAAATAGAATCAAGGGTATAAGTCTGACAAatgttttatttgtaaaagGAAAGGGCATTATACAAAGAACTGCCCTAAGAATCCAGAAAAGTCTGCAAGGATGATTTAACAAGTCAGCATGTCCTTATCCCTTCCAGACTCATTTGAAGCAGAAATAGAATCTCTCCTTTCAGAACAAGAAGATCTTACCCCAGAAAGCTTATTCGGGTTAGAAATGGAGTTCTCAGACTCCACAGAATCCTCACAGGAATCTTCTTTAGACTCAGACGATAGTGAAATTTCAATCTTGATGATTGGTCTGCAAGAAGAAAGTGAAGAAAATATCCTGAGGGATATAATACAGTATCCCCTTTCTCCAACCTtactgtcttctttctttgcttCTCCTCCACCTCCTGAAACCTTTCAATTTACCACAAAACTCCCTCCAGTTCCATATGTTCCCATACAGATCCTTCCCTCCAAATATTCAAAACCTGTACCAGTAATCGTTTTCTTTGACATTGAagctcaaagaagcatgatgaatcTAATGGTTCTTCCATCAGAGTATTGGAAGCCCCATGACCAACTCTTCAGGGCAACTGATGGTCAAACATTTAAAACCACTATGATTACAAGACAGAAGATCGGAATACAGTTCTTTCCTGATTGCGTTGTATGGACGCATATCATCGGTTCGGATCTTCCAAACAAGGATATCCTGATAGGGTTTGATGTTTACCATCAAGCTCAGAAGCTCCAGATTCTGCCAACTGGCATCAAGTTCAAAAGACAGTTTCGGCCATACACTGAAACTTCCAATATGTTTACCTTAACAGATACAACCCCACCATTTCTACCATACACAGAGAAATTCCTTCAATTCTGTCTAGAATCACATTCACATTTCCAACACCCTCTTCCTCTCTGGAAAAACCCACAGTTCTTCATCAACCTCCCCTTCAAACTTAATGAAGACATTAAACCTACTAAAGCCACACACATGGGAATGTCACCCATAGACCTAGCCCTTGCCCGATCAGAATGTCTAATACTATTACAGCAAGGCCTGATTGAACCCACAACATCACAATGGGCTTGCCAAGCCTTTTATGTAGAAAAGCGGTCTGAAAAGATTCGGGAAAAAAAGAGACTTGTTATAGACTGCAAGCCTTTAAACCACTTCCTTCAAGATAACAAGTTCCCTCTCCCACGGATCTCGAATCTTAAAGTCCATATTCAGAAAGCCCAATACTATTCCAAGTTTGATTTAAAGGCAGGGTTTTGGCAACTGGGTATTCAGCCCACAGAGTGCTACAAGACGGCATTCTGCATCCCTAATGCCCAATACCAATGGACTGTTATACCCTTTGGGCTCAAGACAGCCCCATCTCAATTCTAGAAGACCatgattgagatttttgggCCCATTCTTTACTCTTCTTTGGTCTACATCGACGACATCCTACTATTCTCAGAAACAGCAGAGGAACACCATCAACTGTTACAACAGTTCCTTGCCATTGTTCAGAAATATGGCATTATGTTGTCCGAAAAGAAGAGCACTATTGGACAAcgagaaattgaatttctcggCATGCATTTCAAAGATGGCCAGTACACATATGGTCCACACCTGACAAAGGAACTTGACAACTTCCTAGAAGAAAATCTTTCGGTCAAACAAGTCCAACAGTTCCTTGGCATCCTAAACTATGTTCGAGAGGTTATTCCACACCTGTCTAGTTACACGTGCCACCTCTCCAAAATGCTTAAGAAGGACCCTCCTCCGTGGGGAACAGAACAAACGACAGCtgtcaagaaattaaaagagctGGCTCACAATCCGCCACCTCTCACAATCCCGTCAATAGGAGAACTCATTCTCCAGACTGATGCATCTGACTATGCATGGGGGGCCATCCTCCTAGAAAAGCTCCACGACAAGGAAAACTTATATGGGTATGCATCGGGACAGTTCTCTGCCTCAGAAAAACATTATCATTCGACCTACAAAGAAATCTTGGCGGTCAAATACGGGATAAGGAAGTTTGAATTCTTCCTAATTGGACAGCACTTTCTGGTACGGATGGACAATTCCTCCTTCCCAAAGATCTTTGAAACCAACCAGAAGGTATTACCCGAGCCTCAACTGCTACGGCTCAAAACCTGGTTCAGCAGGTATGATTTTAAGgttgagcatataaaagggACAAGAAATCTAATCCCAAATTTCTTATCCAGACTCTCCAAACCCCAGAATCAGCCTGTCATCCTTCTCACCTCAACCATCAATCTCCCCATAATCTTTAtggcttcttcttcctctagaACCCTACTGAGACCTCCCTCACCACCAGACCTTCCTCCCAACCTCACAACCAAACAGGTCACTACCTTTGCCCGGAACATGATGTTCCACTATCTAGCAACTTTTCAACAGGAGTTCTCACTCCCGATACACCCCAACTTCTTCTTCTCAGACTCTCCCTGGTGTCTGGTTTATCACTTATCCCCTGAACATCCAAAACATGAAAGTGAGTTATAGTTCCTATGGTGCCTTTCTACGATCTGCTATCATGCTATTGAAGTGCCTGTCATGAATCTCTTGCACTTCTTTAACAATGGAACAAACTCGGGGTCATATCCATGAAGATTCCTAACTTGGTTCAAAACTCAATGTCAATGGACAGAAGATCTTCTTAAAGTCATCCATGAGCATCGGTTATTCTCAGACAACAGTTTCAGAGCTTCGGAATACCATGCTATGTTCATATTACACAGGCCTTATTTCCTACTGGCAGTAGACACATATACAACGCAGAATATCTGCTACCACTGGAGAACACTTAATAGTCCTTTACATCTTGCTCCTCCAGCAATCTCAGAAGACTTAAAACGGGCCCTGCAATACAGGAATGAATCAAGAACGACTAATATCTCAACACCATTGGTCTATACCTTTACTGGACATCTGTTAACCAGACAGATCATTGAACATGACCCATTTCCTGATCTCCCGACCCCACTGGATGACCCTACCTTGACAAGGGCACAACAAGACGCTCTCATGCAAGATTTTCAGCCAATGGAGGATGACCAGTATGATGACATACTCTAAGCATGTGACGCTGTCGGCCACTCTTATGCATTATTACTTTTAAGTGGAATGTACTATtatgttttgtcatattaggCATGTGAGTGAGTAGTGGAGTGAATTATTATGTTTTGTCACATTAGGCGTAGTGGAGTGTATTATTATGTTTTGTCATTATCTTGTAAGTGGAGTTAGTGGGTTATCCACTAAGTCTCCTTTCCGACATGTGAGTAGATAGTGGAGTTAGTGGGATGTCCACTAAATCTCCTTTTGTATTCTTGTTAAGACTCTCCTCTCTATATAAGGAGAAGTCATTGGAAGCAAGTAAATAAGCAAGTTTGATATAAAATTCTCTAATCAAGTCTCCATACTCTCTCTCTTACTCTCTTATGGCTTTCTAAGCTCCtcccttctcttcttctcgaTCCAATGGCAATGTTCTAATAGTTGCTACGATATGTTTCTGGTATGATCCAAAAGAGCTAACTCAGCTAATCAAGATCCAAAAGAGCAGAAAGAccccccatggcgaggtgcctctttgtGGTCTTAGATTAAGGATCATCACATGCTTTGAGTTtactgtcttctttctttgcttCTCCTCCACCTCCTGAAACCTTTCAATTTACCACAAAACTCCCTCCAGTTCCATTTTCCTTGTCGTTGAGCTTTTCTAGGAGGATGGCCCCCCATGCATAGTCAGATGCATCAGTCTGGAGAATGAGTTCTCTTGTTGACGGGATTGTGAGAGGTGGCGGATTATAAGCCagctcttttaatttcttgacaGCTGTCGTCTGGATTCTTAGGGCAGTTCTTTGCATAATGCCCTTTCCTTTTACAGAAAAAACGTCCATCCGTACCAAAAAGTGCTGTCCAATTGAAATGTCAAATTAatcctttattttatatttaaaaaataaatattttaattttattttaattttacatacgaaagtaaaaaaaaaatagatttctcaaaatttataaattaaatttaatttagtttaaataaattaaaatttctaggTTCAAGTGTGCTGACTTGCACaagcaaataaaatcaaataattaaataaattatttatatattattattattattattattattatttttacccCTTCTTGTTTTTTCCTCTTTCCAGCAGCCGCCACATAACTAACCAACCATCCGATTACCTAAGAATACTGAACTTAAATAACTAACCCAGATTAAGTAACTTAGATCTAAAATCATTATTCTTGCTTAATTGCTACATTACTTAAATTCTTTactaaactaataatttaattattttgatacttCGAATTAacatattcattttatataatactttaCCAAGTcagttattaatttattatttccataacatttatttatcaaactatattattattattcacgAATCCACCATCCTACAATGTATCATGAAATCTGTGGTGATTTCTACTGCTTAGGGTGGTACAATGTAGAGGACAAAGAAATATGGGTGGAGAGGGATCACACgagaaagaaagacaaaaagtagacaaaagaaagatgattGGTCCCTCAAAAtatctctatttatttattcattatcatcttttttataactaaatagattaatattaGCCATACATCTAGAAATATAGATATTCTAGCACATTCTATTACATTCCTAATttatacttataatatataatatattaattaacattaaaatctcagatttattattattattattattattattaaacttaACAATCTAAAAAATCCAAACTTTAATGGTAGTTTGTTAGTTTggtaaattcttttaaaattgtgAATTAGTCATTATTTGACCAATTGAATACAATTTTAGTCAAATTGAGTTATTGGTCTTTTTGTGGATGGTAACAGGGATAAAATTTAGGaaataagaattcaaaattaCATTCAGTGTTGTGCGACATGTGAATGTGGCAAAAAGAAGAATActtcttctattttatattaaatataaaattcaaaataatgtattttaaatttttgatgaGGTTAGATTTTATGTATGTAAAATACTAGACACGTTAGCGTTAGCATCGTCCATGGCACATCTCTAAATGAGTTTGGAtagatttgataaaaaaatattaaaataatggaccaaaatactaaatttctaaaatgatGGTAAATAAggcatgtttcattttttatggctgatctaaatataataaacatgacaaaTAACAAGGtctaatgatattaaaaatttagatattgtttctttttgtaaatttgatttattttttaaatctttactTAAATGACCCGATTTAGCTAATTGATTGCAATATAGCCAAATTAAAGTTTTGGTCAAATTGGATGCTACCCTCTTAACTCTTGatactaatttcttttactttacCAATATAAAATCACAATGAAAGTGAGGGAAAAAAATGACTTCACCCttcattcttctttttgattcatgattttcatttatcatttattttcctGTTCATCTATAATCCGACATTGGTAACTCATATGtgatgtataaatatatatagcagtaatatgtaaattattaataataacacgTCACCCTATTTTtcgaaatttaaatttgactataattataattaattaatcaaatcggaccatttaaataaaaattaaaagaatggaCTAAGCTCGCAATTgaaagtaaatatttaaaattttggtgTCATTAAACCAAATAACAATGGCACTTCTGTAATACTCTCAAAATGTTAGGATTTTCTTACTTTGATTACTATGCTAAATTAACATTATTGTCTAGTTCTCGTTTTCATTTTAATACCttattaatatctttaaataGAAAGCTAATTGAGAAATACTATAATCATTTATAATGAACGcaaaattttgttaatatgatTGTATTCGTGAAATTGAggttcaaatttttaaaaacaatatatttttaattgatcaaAAAATTATGTCAAGAAAACTTTTGGAGTTTTAAATTTGGACtcttaatataatatctatacttttttatgcttataggatcaatgaatatatatatttttaaaaaaaaaattatattaataaaataaagtcacACCCATAAGTGAACTTCTGAACTTATACGTTTCTTCAATCTAGGTACCTCATGTTCAAAACAATATAATTGGGTCCTTTAACTATTCATGGTGGTGTCATGGATGCTCTGAGTTaacattcaaattaaaaaggaaTATTTTGCCTTAGTGCCattaactttattaattagaaattattttcgATTTTATGAAAAGACCATTATAAGACATGACAATTAGTTTGTTAAGCAttattttccttcttcatATAAGTTTGATAACTTCAGTCGTTCTTTTGCAACAATCCTTTCCAGTGATTAGGTTTCTTTACATTATGAACAAACCTTATGTTTCgcttcaaaaaataaatgttgTGTTTTATGGAGAAAGAAACCATTAGGGTTTAGTCAATCTTTAACatctaaaaataatcttttattctttaactAACGGTCTCGTGACACCAACATAAATAATTGGAGGGCCTAGTTacattgttttaaacatgaatgGCATCTATAGAAATTGTATAAACTTGGAAACTcaattatagtttttttctaaaacaaataaaaaagaaattggtgGACagaaaaaagtaagaaaagtaagaaaaaattcaaaacaaattaagaaGGGTTTTATgtgttcaaaataaaataaaaaatcccaTATTTGTAAGAGTATTATGAAAATAtccttttttactttatttaataaatttaaattagtctATTTTGAGTTGTTCCCCCGATGTCGTGATCGAATGAGAATAGATAAGAGGTTCGTGGGATTGAAGTGAGGGGGTAGGGATGGCTATATTTTTTGGAGCGAACTCTAAGCGAATATGAAATCCAAGCATCTCAAAGATAGATAGAGAGGTAGGAATTTTTCGAACGAACCGCACTCTTTCGTATACGTCAAGAGTCCATTGATGAGAAGGGGCTAGAAAAAGCTTGAATCCAATTCCTACAGTGATGAATATAAACGCTATGAGATCCGATAGTATGatagaaagaaatttataaaatatgacatatatgttattaataaAGAGAAGATGAGAGATAATTCTTAGCATTTCATCAtcctaataaataaactaaaaagagTGTTAAAGGACCTTTTCTATGTTATATTCtctttacattttctttattatcaaGAGGGATGatattgtttttaaattaaaatatgcaACACATCATCAGGGTCCAGAAAATGACAGGGGAATGCAATAATTCAGATGATAAAGCACCCGGCGCCACCATGTGACTAATTTTGTTGGCTAAGGAATTCCTCTGcaaggaaaaacaaaagaggAGATAGCAAATCTCTTTGCCTTACCCCTTGAAAGTAAGAAACATATCTCTTAGGTTCTCCATTTATCATGAATCCATTCTCCAAACTCTTCTATTTTCCGATCTgaagtgaaaaagaaatgaacgaaagaaatagaaattgctaacttgaaatctaattttaaaaaatttcattacaactaatatagtaataataaattttttctgTCCGAACAAATAATTCATCGAAATAATTAATGAGTCACTGTAACTGAAGAGAGAATTCATTAACGTCTCAAAAACATCAAGTAAAAAGCTCTAAACCATGGTATCAAATGCCTTccaaatatcaatttttcatCGCCATGTTTTGCCACCATAACACTTTTTATTCAACAAATTTGATCCCCTCAAATGGTTCAGCAATCAATTCTGAGATGTTATcatttttgataaattcaaATTGATTTTCGAAGATGATTTTTTAGGCAACCTCTCTAAGCCTATTAGCCACGATTTTCATGATAATCTTGAAACTGAAATTGCTAAGGACAATAGGCCGATATTGCTCAATAAAAGAAGCATAAGCAACTTTGGGAACAAGAACCATGAAGCTCCCATTAAAGCCAGGAATCATGTAACCAGAATTAAAGAAACTGTTGACAGCATTTCACACCTCCTCGTCAACTGTACTCTAAAACCACAAacaagataaaattaaacatctAATTCTAATCTATGTCCACATCGTGTCATTTGAGGTGTCACTTGGTAGATGGAATTGTAGATGGAGGATGAATTGGAGCTGAAAGTTTCACATGCCATCTCTGCGATTAGCTGTCACATCTCCTCTCGCATTTGCCTCTGCATCTCTGCCTGCATATACCACTGCCTCATTACCCTCAGTTCCTCCATCTGCTATTATGGCATGGCCTTCTGTTTGTCCAACTGTATCTGGGTCTGGGCTGGAAACTCCTGTTGCATCTCTTGGAAAGTAGTATACGCGTTGCATCCATATCATGATATGTGGCAGTGGATAAACAAGAGCTGGGACTGCAAAATGCAGGTGCTTTAAAACCTACGTCGAACACTCGATGCTTCATCTTTCTGCTTGTAgcatctaattataaaatacttcGTATCCGATTCACAGAGGCAAAAGCATCTTATAAAAGTACTttcacaaataaaataaattatttattggtGCATTTTAGTTTACATTATTAATGCACAGATTAGAGCTTATTTCCTAGCTATAATTAACTAACTAGCTATTACATGATCAGTTTTTGACACTGGTTGGTATATAGTTGGCACAAGCAATAGAGGTTCTTTTTTATGGATAGTAAGACCAGGTGCTTCTTCCATGTTGATATCTTCTATCTTCATATTATAAGGCAATTtccaatcaaaataaaacaaaagatttGCAAGTGCAAGTTCTACAGTGGTCATTCCCATAGTTATACCGGGGCAGCCTCTCCTTCCACCACCAAATGGTAACAGTTCATAATTCATCCCTTTATAATCAATAgaactgtctaagaatctctcAGGATAAAACTCTTGAGGGTTCTTCCATATTTTTGGATCTCTTCCCATCGCCCATACATTTACTTGAATTCGAGTTTTGGGATAAATATCATACCCATTGATGCTGAATTGTGCCATAGTTTCCCTTGGAATTAGTAGCACACCTGGTGGGTGTATTCTCAAAGTTTCCTTcaatactatttttaagtatCCAAGCTTTTCAATGTCAATTTCagatacttttcttttatctccGATGCAacttcttatttcttcttgTGCTTTTTTCATCACTCTTGGGTTTCTAATAAGTTCTGTCATAGCCCATACTAAGGTTATTGCTCCAGTGTCCACTCCAGCCAAGAAAATATTCTGAATAAAGAATTTTGTACCATAGTCAattaaaagctaaagaaaTGCGACTTTCTAAAAGTAACACATATTTCTTCATCACTTTTTCTCCTCTATAGCctgataaatttaaatttcacaaAGTAAAACCAGTACACTAGGAGCTCTTTACTTCAACTTGTCCTGTATCGCAAGAATGGGCCTCTTAGTAGTTGAGAGTGCAAagacatttaaattttagtttatgatTATTAACAGTGGGagttaatatttgaaataagtaaaaaaaaaaaaatactatgtagttttttttattttataattttaatatatgtatttaaattttaaataagaagAGACATAtggttataaattataataaaaaaatattttactgttAAAAAGTCTTGATTTGTAAGGACTCAACCATATTCATTCCGATCATACATAATTATTATGTtgtttatatttgaatttagagtttaataattcaaaatgttAATATTTAACCGTCAAAtcgattttattatattaaaaacttttaaaatcgCAATTTGTTAATCAAAGAACAAAATTAAGAGTTATCAAATACAAGTAAATATCTGATAATGATTGctgatcaaaataaaaatagctaaattcttgtgaatataatatgttttaatggtaagatatcttttttttatgatttataactacatatttctttatctagaaaaaaaatatatatttctttatttagaaaaaaaaatacatattaaaagttGTAAAACAGTTAATCAACGTCgtacttttttattcttatccTTTATCCCTCAATACTTTTATGATAAAAGTTATTAAGAAAAGATGCATTATTcctctaataaataaatagaagagtgaaaaagaacaaagaattaTTTGGCTTACCATAAGAATAGCTTTAATATGATCTTTGGAAAATTGAAAAGCTCCAAATTCTTCACGGTGAGATTTTTCCAGTTCAAGCAAAACATCAATAATATCTTCTTGTTGTTGACTCCCGtcttctcttcctttttgGATGTGATCATCAATGATCTTCTGATAGAAAGTATCAAATTCTTGAAAGTTTCTTTCCAGTCTTGCATGGAGACCAGTTATTCTATCAACAATCCAACCTACATAAGGGAAGAAATCAGCTGCACAAAAACTCCCCAACGTAGCCAAACCTTCATGAATCACTTCTTGAAATCTTTCATGGCCTAATCCTCTTTCTTGGAAACTTTTGCCAAAAGCTGCTCTACATATTATATTAGCAGTAAGGGTCATAGCTTTTTCACTCAGATCTACaggacaagaagaagaagatttaGAAATGGAATCAATTAGCAAAGACACCTCTTGTTCTCTAATGAATTGAAAAGACTGCACTCTTTTAGCACTAAAGAGTTCAAGAACACAAAGCTTTCTCATATCTCTCCAGTAATCTCCATAAGGTGTAAAAGCTATATCAAGATAGTTGTAAGATAGCTTTCCGCTACCAGTCAAAAGAGGTCTGCTACAACTGTTCAGATCATGAGTTTTGAAGAGTTCCTTTGCTGCTCCTGAAGAAGAAATGATAACAGTAGGAACACGACCAAGTTTTACGAGCATGACAGAACCGTATTTCTTAGAATATTGGCACAAAGATTGATGAGGCAATACTCCAAGTTGGTGAAAATTGCCGATAATTGGAAGGCTAGGAGGGCCTGGGGGATGATTCTTTATACGAGtcttagcttgtagtttccttttcaagaagaaaaataacagAG
The Ricinus communis isolate WT05 ecotype wild-type chromosome 1, ASM1957865v1, whole genome shotgun sequence DNA segment above includes these coding regions:
- the LOC8268797 gene encoding cytochrome P450 71B10; translated protein: MNENFRLNPERKNIKSMASLWQLSLLLLLPLLFFFLKRKLQAKTRIKNHPPGPPSLPIIGNFHQLGVLPHQSLCQYSKKYGSVMLVKLGRVPTVIISSSGAAKELFKTHDLNSCSRPLLTGSGKLSYNYLDIAFTPYGDYWRDMRKLCVLELFSAKRVQSFQFIREQEVSLLIDSISKSSSSCPVDLSEKAMTLTANIICRAAFGKSFQERGLGHERFQEVIHEGLATLGSFCAADFFPYVGWIVDRITGLHARLERNFQEFDTFYQKIIDDHIQKGREDGSQQQEDIIDVLLELEKSHREEFGAFQFSKDHIKAILMNIFLAGVDTGAITLVWAMTELIRNPRVMKKAQEEIRSCIGDKRKVSEIDIEKLGYLKIVLKETLRIHPPGVLLIPRETMAQFSINGYDIYPKTRIQVNVWAMGRDPKIWKNPQEFYPERFLDSSIDYKGMNYELLPFGGGRRGCPGITMGMTTVELALANLLFYFDWKLPYNMKIEDINMEEAPGLTIHKKEPLLLVPTIYQPVSKTDHVIAS